The following coding sequences lie in one Pempheris klunzingeri isolate RE-2024b chromosome 13, fPemKlu1.hap1, whole genome shotgun sequence genomic window:
- the hif1aa gene encoding hypoxia inducible factor 1 subunit alpha a, which produces MDTGIVPEKKRVSSERRKEKSRDAARCRRGKESEVFYELAQQLPLPHSVSSSLDKASIMRLAISYLRMRKLLSSDEPMAEEETELDVQLNSSYLKALEGFLMVLSEDGDMIYLSENVNKCLGLAQFDLTGHSVFDYIHPCDQEELREMLVHRTGSKKAKESNTERSFFLRMKCTLTSRGRTVNVKSATWKVLHCSGHIRLYDSHSETPNGQKDPPVPYLILICDPIPHPSNIEVPLDTKTFLSRHTMDMKFTYCDERITELMGYDPEDLLNRSVYEYYHALDSDHLTKTHHNLFAKGQVCTGQYRMLAKRGGFVWVETQATVIYNNKNSQPQCVVCVNFVLSGIQEEKVILSLEQIEDVKPVKEEPQQEAEKAAVKSSQPDMSPNLLKDEEEEEEEEVATAAEEEEEEEEEKGPEVDVIKLFTQKDEAQPLASLYEQLKEEPEALTLLAPAAGDTIISLDFSCPDSELLKEVPLYNDVMLPSTSEKLALPLSRLPPSEPLHVTTTTPEDAKAESYTSSPSTTPTSHSTSEGGSPLDFCFPMDSDMSSDFKLDLVEKLFAIDTEPKTPFTTQAMEDLDLEMLAPYIPMDDDFQLRSLTTEEPLSCGPVKSLESPPVTVPQDIHSYPSSPFSASGSRTASPAPPEPVNAPHLATLIAKRSPQLDKEVSLRTLAAQNTQRKRKLGDIKGIIEQGALPQEQLEQGKKLKASEPGATRTILLLPSDLASRLLGSTSEGTSSLLTLPQLTRYDCEVNAPLQGRQYLLQGEELLRALDHVN; this is translated from the exons ATGGACACAGGAATTGTACCCGAAAAGAAAAG GGTGAGCTCGGAGCGGAGGAAGGAGAAGTCGAGGGATGCAGCACGATGCCGGCGTGGGAAAGAGTCGGAGGTGTTCTACGAGCTGGCCCAGCAGCTGCCGTTGCCCCACAGTGTCAGCTCCAGCCTGGACAAGGCTTCAATTATGAGGCTCGCCATCAGCTACCTGCGCATGAGAAAACTGCTCAGCTCTG ATGAGCCAATggcagaggaagaaacagagctTGATGTGCAGCTAAACAGCTCCTACCTAAAAGCTCTGGAGGGCTTCCTCATGGTGCTCTCTGAAGATGGAGATATGATCTATCTCTCCGAGAATGTCAACAAGTGCCTTGGGCTGGCACAG TTTGACCTGACCGGACACAGTGTTTTTGACTACATACATCCCTGTGatcaggaggagctgagggagatgCTGGTCCACAGAACAG GCTCCAAAAAGGCCAAAGAATCAAACACAGAGCGCAGCTTCTTCCTCAGAATGAAATGCACCCTCACAAGCAGGGGCCGCACCGTCAATGTCAAATCAGCTACATGGAAG gTGCTCCACTGCTCAGGTCATATCCGTTTGTATGACAGCCACTCAGAGACCCCCAACGGGCAAAAGGATCCACCTGTTCCCTACCTGATTTTGATCTGTGACCCCATCCCACACCCCTCTAACATCGAGGTGCCTCTTGACACCAAGACCTTTCTCAGCCGCCACACAATGGACATGAAGTTCACATATTGTGACGAGAG gatcactgagctcatggGTTATGATCCAGAGGACTTGTTGAATCGTTCCGTGTATGAGTACTATCATGCTCTGGACTCAGACCATCTTACCAAGACTCACCACAACT TGTTCGCAAAGGGCCAAGTCTGCACAGGCCAGTACCGGATGTTGGCCAAGAGAGGAGGTTTTGTCTGGGTGGAAACCCAAGCCACTGTCATCTACAACAACAAGAACTCCCAGCCACAGTGTGTTGTCTGTGTCAACTTTGTGCTCAG TGGCATCCAGGAGGAGAAAGTGATCTTGTCTCTGGAGCAGATTGAGGACGTGAAGCCAGTGAAGGAGGAGCCACAGCAGGAGGCAGAAAAGGCTGCAGTCAAGAGCAGCCAGCCTGACATGTCTCCCAACCTGctgaaggatgaggaggaggaggaagaggaggaggtggcgacggcggcggaggaggaggaggaggaagaagaagagaaaggcCCAGAAGTGGATGTGATCAAACTGTTCACTCAGAAGGACGAGGCCCAGCCGCTGGCTAGCCTGTATGAGCAGCTGAAGGAAGAGCCCGAGGCCCTCACCCTGCTGGCCCCGGCTGCTGGAGACACAATCATCTCCCTGGACTTCAGCTGTCCTG ATTCAGAGCTGCTGAAGGAGGTCCCCCTCTACAATGACGTAATGCTTCCCTCTACCAGTGAGAAGCTGGCTCTGCCTCTTTCCCGTCTGCCGCCCAGCGAGCCTCTTCAtgtcaccaccaccactccaGAGGACGCAAAAGCTGAGAGCTACACATCCTCCCCGTCCACAACGCCGACCAGCCATAGCACCTCAGAG GGTGGCAGTCCACTGGACTTTTGTTTCCCCATGGACTCGGATATGAGCTCAGATTTTAAACTAGACTTGGTGGAGAAGCTGTTTGCCATCGATACAGAGCCCAAGACCCCCTTCACCACACAG GCAATGGAAGACTTGGATCTGGAGATGCTGGCTCCCTACATCCCCATGGACGATGACTTCCAGCTGCGCAGTCTGACCACAGAAGAGCCTCTATCTTGTGGACCAGTCAAATCCCTCGAGAGTCCTCCAGTCACCGTCCCCCAGGACATCCACAGCTATCCCAGCTCCCCTTTCAGCGCATCCGGCAGTCGCACAGCTTCCCCAGCACCACCTGAGCCAGTGAATGCCCCTCATCTTGCCACCCTCATCGCCAAGAG GAGCCCACAGCTGGACAAAGAAGTCTCGCTCAGGACCCTGGCAGCTCAGAACACTCAGCGCAAAAGAAAACTAGGTGACATAAAAGGGATTATTGAACAG GGTGCTCTGCCACAGGAGCAACTGGAGCAGGGCAAAAAGCTGAAGGCCTCAGAGCCGGGAGCAACCAGGACCATActtctgctgccttcag ATTTGGCAAGTCGTCTGCTGGGCAGCACGTCAGAGGGCACCAGCTCCCTCTTAACCCTGCCACAGCTCACCCGCTACGACTGCGAGGTCAACGCCCCCCTACAGGGTCGCCAGTACCTGCTGCAGGGGGAGGAGCTGCTGCGTGCTCTGGACCACGTCAACTGA
- the LOC139211645 gene encoding serine protease HTRA2, mitochondrial-like, giving the protein MAATPLSRCFLSALRRHAGCHSRGLHTVVSRPSSVVRCNHGGTEGHSSVYKGPTVEWDGKGGRDQSSCPLLQAVSVGLGLCGAALVDSHKDEKAKNRTVSISERCLELILPSAECASPYKPDSPRYKYNFIADVVEKSSPAVVYIEIVGRHPFSGREVPVSNGSGFIISSDGLIVTNAHVVANKRGVRVKLTNGDTYNATVQDVDQVADIATIKITARNPLPTLTLGRSSDIRQGEFVVAMGSPFALRNTITSGIVSSVQRGSKELGLSNSNMEYIQTDAAIDFGNSGGPLINLDGEVIGINTMKVTAGISFAIPSDRLRLFLDQADKKKSSWFGGSEMKRRYIGVMMLTLTQSIIAELKLRDPSFPDVTHGILIHRVIMGSPANRAGMLPGDIVLEINGAKANTSEEIYQAVHSSDKITMVVQRGHEVLQLGMTPEYTE; this is encoded by the exons ATGGCAGCAACTCCTCTCAGTCGGTGTTTTCTCTCGGCGCTGAGGAGACACGCTGGGTGTCACAGCCGTGGACTTCACACTGTGGTCAGCCGGCCGTCCTCTGTCGTGAGATGTAACCACGGGGGAACGGAGGGACACTCAAGCGTGTACAAAGGACCGACAGTGGAGTGGGACGGGAAAGGTGGCCGGGACCAGAGCAGCTGTCCTCTGCTCCAAGCTGTCTCTGTGGGCTTGGGACTGTGTGGCGCGGCGCTAGTGGACAGTCACAAAGACGAAAAGGCGAAGAACAGGACTGTGTCGATATCCGAGCGGTGTCTTGAACTCATCCTGCCGTCAGCTGAGTGCGCTTCTCCCTACAAACCCGACAGCCCCCGGTATAAATACAACTTTATTGCAGATGTGGTGGAAAAGTCCTCTCCAGCTGTCGTCTACATTGAGATCGTGGGCAG ACACCCGTTTTCAGGAAGAGAAGTCCCAGTGTCCAACGGCTCTGGTTTCATTATCAGCAGCGATGGGCTCATCGTCACCAACGCTCACGTTGTGGCCAACAAGAGAGGCGTCCGTGTGAAGCTCACCAATGGAGACACGTATAATGCCACTGTGCAGGACGTGGATCAAGTGGCAGACATTGCCACCATCAAAATCACTGCCAGG AATCCTTTACCTACGCTCACCCTCGGTCGATCGTCTGATATTCGACAAGGAGAGTTTGTGGTTGCCATGGGAAGCCCGTTTGCTTTACGGAATACAATCACGTCAGGAATCGTCAGTTCAGTGCAGAGAGGCAGTAAAGAGCTGGGCCTGTCCAACTCAAACATGGAGTACATCCAGACTGATGCAGCCATTGAT TTTGGAAATTCTGGAGGCCCCCTGATTAACTTG GATGGCGAGGTCATCGGTATAAACACCATGAAGGTCACTGCAGGGATCTCCTTTGCTATTCCATCCGACCGCCTCAGACTTTTTCTCGATcaagcagataaaaaaaaga GTTCTTGGTTTGGTGGGTCAGAGATGAAGCGGCGGTACATTGGTGTCATGATGCTGACGCTGACTCAGAG CATCATTGCAGAGTTGAAGTTAAGAGATCCGTCCTTCCCAGATGTGACACACGGCATCCTGATTCACAGAGTGATCATGGGCTCCCCAGCTAACAG AGCTGGCATGCTACCAGGAGACATCGTGCTGGAGATAAACGGAGCAAAGGCGAACACCTCCGAAGAGATCTACcaggccgtccacagcagtGACAAAATCACCATGGTGGTGCAGAGAGGACACGAGGTGCTTCAACTAGGAATGACTCCAGAATACACAGAGTGA
- the mis18bp1 gene encoding mis18-binding protein 1: MDSYHHLLQHSKPPFESPAKVFAKLKSKVQRGETCAKEPLCSAGEKHGGGFMRADSTWMTEELKENQRFGSYRNEAQALTLSPISSPQKTFAYLYSDISRKEERPPVADIGHAYTPRKTAFLASTAVCHPFSVVNRQQITSEPPQIRDSDGFKVTSRTPVKVQPVENDCVFEEECVPLDKLRSPAFMFSPMRKRLRKRKVSSSTKEKRSGGVRQPQERKTSSTFSENDTHTGMEDLGQVGGFSAGRPEMSQFTHEPILPPPRSTAKKRCHVFPEKNPLMSPAKMFAFMKERDSKLEQQDVHEGSSSTRDLINMGGFHQSRDTPPPTAHRMDEMEDSAFRSAPANYSRVLSSDSQSDTEPSEEVPTPTVPPQPVLLEDPLVLNTPRVSIPKKHEAVFKRNKWPQLTKFPSESVIYLKRWFLRRNHKGLFVDGIHWEDNIPWNSNIIVDRVSNSVLKTVSGRVYILVGKMNMNIDADSGFPKWLLKKFVNGFPPNWKALYEKCLSETRDSDPSRGTESKNERRAKTKPEASSVNPSVKQRRQKPFKTPSSPADSSPPASSSCAKISRSGRVIKPPLEYWKGGRVILDADMNVTIHECYETSICIPVTTSVPARASQKPARVFLPCSEGRKQCESSSDKEAPVPLRRVKAPPRKSNRAKMNLEEKPSYSPEPPVETLNSPEEWCGRMTRSRQRFPAIERTLYVDAVPQKQSQPEKASTRRSKKQTHSTTRPSERVPGSKRTVPASPESPAANDAPQDQSDDDFSFRRKKRGKGGHGKRGMKALKLQPRRLSPLSQSPESSEESGKELEKRTGVPKKNYAAQTQTKNKQKKSTKMSPTANPLPSSAQSSKKHKAYKVIPQEQDEDKWTEAELLKLQEAVSCYPKHMAGYWAKVARVVGTRSAEECHNQHTAQGTSQTPAKKPKKPKKPPKEKVEAPKNPVTDHPIISARVGTFKRKQQVRQFLEAMPREDVEDVFSSAYMQNKRFEMPSMCPSDDHDFTLSDMEPLTPMSTGFPEVKTPQCLHITPGMMGSPNRNNDDKYVFQLQKRMRKNQFNVHKQAPSTKTFTPTPSVKRAMRRCANTENDTFVVWEMFPGNDGALSDSGEEEDFYFSDND; the protein is encoded by the exons ATGGATTCGTATCATCATTTATTACAACACAGTAAGCCGCCGTTTGAGTCGCCCGCCAAGGTTTTCGCTAAGCTAAAATCCAaagtgcagagaggagagacgtGCGCGAAGGAGCCGCTGTGTAGCGCTggagagaaacatggaggagggtTTATGCGAGCAGACAGCACCTGGATGACCGAGGAGCTCAAGGAGAACCAGAGGTTTGGTTCGTACCGTAATGAAGCGCAGGCCTTGACCCTCTCACCCATATCGAGTCCTCAGAAAACATTCGCTTACTTATACTCAGACATCAGCCGGAAGGAGGAAAGGCCTCCTGTTGCTGACATAGGACATGCATACACACCGAGGAAGACCGCTTTCCTGGCGTCCACAGCTGTGTGTCACCCCTTCTCTGTGGTCAACAGACAGCAGATCACCTCAGAGCCACCTCAGATCAGAGACTCGGATGGTTTCAAGGTGACCAGCAGGACCCCAGTAAAGGTGCAGCCGGTGgaaaatgactgtgtgtttgaggaggagtGTGTCCCCCTCGACAAACTGCGGTCTCCAGCCTTCATGTTTTCCCCCATGAGGAAGAGgttgaggaagaggaaagtcagcagcagcacaaaggagaagaggagcGGTGGAGTCAGACAGCCACAGGAGAGGAAAACCTCCAGCACTTTCAGTGAGAATGACACCCACACTGGCATGGAGGATTTGGGTCAGGTTGGAGGATTCTCTGCCGGCAGACCAGAGATGAGCCAGTTCACTCACGAACCCATCCTACCGCCACCAAGATCCACGGCAAAGAAAC GTTGCCACGTTTTTCCGGAAAAAAATCCTCTGATGTCTCCAGCCAAGATGTTTGCTTTCATGAAGGAGAGGGACAGCAAACTGGagcagcaggacgttcatgaaggcagcagcagcacgaggGATCTCATCAATATGG GTGGTTTCCATCAGTCCAGAGACACGCCTCCTCCCACAGCTCACCGTATGGATGAGATGGAGGACTCCGCCTTCAGAAGTGCTCCTGCTAACTACTCCAGAGTGCTGTCATCCGACAGCCAGTCAGACACAGAGCCCTCAGAGGAAGTCCCGACCCCCACTGTGCCGCCACAACCTGTTTTGCTCGAAGACCCGCTCGTACTCAATACACCACGGGTCTCCATACCGAAGAAGCACGAGGCTGTGTTCAAGCGTAACAAGTGGCCCCAGCTCACAAAATTCCCAAGT GAAAGTGTGATTTATCTCAAAAGATGGTTCCTGAGGAGGAATCATAAGGGCCTGTTTGTTGATGGAATCCACTG GGAGGACAACATACCATGGAACAGTAACATCATCGTCGACAGAGTTTCTAATTCTGTGCTAAAAACCGTCTCCGGCAGGGTTTACATCTTGGTCGGCAAGATGAACATGAACATTGATGCGGACTCAG GGTTTCCCAAGTGGCTTTTGAAGAAGTTTGTTAATGGTTTTCCTCCAAACTGGAAGGCACTTTATGAGAAGTGTCTGTCAGAGACAAGAGA caGCGACCCcagcagaggaacagagagTAAGAATGAACGGAGAGCAAAGACAAAGCCAGAGGCTTCCTCCGTTAACCCCTCTGTGAAGCAGCGCAGGCAAAAGCCTTTCAAGACAC CCTCTTCTCCAGCTGATTcgtctcctcctgcctcctcgtCTTGCGCGAAAATTTCTCGAAGCGGTCGCGTGATCAAGCCACCTCTGGAGTATTGGAAAGGAGGAAGAGTCATTCTTGATGCAGACATGAATGTTACCATCCATGAGTGTTATGAAACCTCCATCTGCATTCCT GTCACTACATCAGTGCCTGCAAGGGCATCACAGAAACCCGCCCGTGTGTTCCTCCCCTGCAGCGAAG GTCGCAAGCAATGTGAATCATCCAGCGACAAAGAAGCACCAGTGCCATTGAGGAGGGTCAAAGCCCCGCCCCGCAAAAGCAACAGAGCCAAGATGAACCTTGAAGAGAAGCCCTCGTATTCACCCGAGCCTCCTGTGGAGACGCTTAACAGCCCCGAAGAGTGGTGTGGCCGGATGACGAGGTCCAGACAAAGGTTTCCAGCTATAGAGAGAACTTTGTATGTGGATGCTGTTCCTCAAAAGCAAAGCCAACCTGAAAAGGCTTCAACACGGAGgtcaaaaaaacagacacacagcaccacaagGCCTTCAGAGAGAGTCCCAGGGAGCAAACGGACTGTCCCAGCATCCCCAGAATCTCCTGCTGCTAATGATGCACCACAGGATCAGTCAGAtgatgacttttcctttagGAGAAAGAAGCGGGGGAAAGGAGGGCACGGCAAGAGAGGCATGAAGGCCCTTAAGTTGCAGCCAAGGCGTTTGTCTCCATTGAGTCAGTCGCCAGAGTCCTCTGAGGAGAGCGGAAAGGAATTGGAGAAGAGAACCGGCGTGCCCAAGAAAAACtatgctgcacaaacacaaacaaaaaacaaacagaaaaaaagcacaaagatgTCACCAACCGCGAACCCTTTGCCTTCATCTGCACAATCCAGCAAGAAACACAAAGCATACAAAGTGATTCCACAAGAGCAAGATGAAGACAAGTGGACTGAGGCAGAGCTTCTGAAGCTGCAAGA ggcAGTGTCTTGCTATCCCAAGCACATGGCAGGCTACTGGGCAAAAGTGGCGAGGGTGGTTGGAACACGTTCTGCTGAAGAATGCCACAACCAGCACACAGCCCAGGGAACCTCCCAGACTCCTGCCAAGAAACCCAAGAAACCCAAGAAACCCCCAAAGGAAAAGGTGGAAGCCCCAAAAAATCCAG TTACAGATCATCCCATCATTTCTGCTCGAGTGGGGACGTTCAAGAGGAAGCAGCAGGTGCGTCAGTTCCTGGAGGCCATGCCCAGAGAAGACGTTGAAGACGTCTTCAGCTCTGCCTACATGCAAAACAAACGGTTTGAG ATGCCGTCCATGTGTCCCAGTGATGACCATGACTTCACGTTGTCAGACATGGAGCCGCTGACCCCCATGTCGACAGGTTTCCCTGAAGTAAAGACTCCTCAGTGCCTGCACATCACCCCCGGCATGATGGGCTCCCCAAACAG GAACAATGATGACAAATACGTCTTTCAACTCCAGAAGAGGATGAGAAAAAATCAGTTTAATGTCCACAAACAGGCTCCTTCTACAAAG ACCTTCACGCCCACGCCATCAGTTAAACGAGCAATGAGGAGATGTGCTAACACAG AAAATGATACGTTTGTTGTTTGGGAGATGTTCCCGGGAAACGATGGCGCACTGTCTGAcagcggagaggaggaggatttttaCTTCTCAGACAATGACTGA